A window from Apus apus isolate bApuApu2 chromosome 29, bApuApu2.pri.cur, whole genome shotgun sequence encodes these proteins:
- the WIZ gene encoding protein Wiz — MKQKGKPEGSSLCPPLGKKTPKDTASPRPSLLALGKAAGERSLDAPVNKAIKSPPGFSKNLSQPGSPILKKVPPALSGSPSPKNPEEKGSKLSLSPLQSSPKAQWPQADEEGPLNLTSGSEPVRDIRCEFCGEYFENRKGLSSHARSHLRQMGVTEWYVNGSPIDTLREILKRRTQPRSSTSHSPGPGQKAMAKTLLGTMGSLEPRGPGELHIPTLPKKKKLKQDQLRVEIKREMMSGGLHGEPHPSDRAWSPREEMSPLNLSSRADPVRDIRCEFCGEYFENRKGLSSHARSHLRQMGVTEWSVNGSPIDTLREILKKKSKPCLIKKEPHPATIEPPKAIGEEGTELKSPGKILQGMALAPLGGRPGKPNPSSSTLNRELSLAPLAGKAPGGFLAPLGTKRPLAEERLGPHGEVKHKSYIQTELPFKSKALHEKPTHSSSEACCELCGLYFENRKALASHARAHLRQFGVTEWCVNGSPIETLSEWIRHRPHKAGAYRSYIQGGRPFTKKFRNSSHSSRDHDARRVPLGLPAGGVALLSKGLGGELEAGKILDGGSGGERPMITSPLSLVKLEEHQRSNINKFERRQARPLDAPLPRDEEGNEFQQKLEEARPPPPRVRPVPSLVPRPPQTSLVKFVGNIYTLKCRFCEVEFQGPLSIQEEWVRHLQRHILEMNFSKADPFRSDAPPAPPEPPALAQAP, encoded by the exons ATGAAGCAGAAGGGGAAGCCCGAGGGCAGCTCCTTGTGTCCCCCCCTGGGAAAAAAGACCCCCAAGGACACCGCGTCTCCCCGACCCTCCCTCCTGGCGCTCGGCAAGGCGGCCGGCGAGCGCTCGCTGGACGCTCCCGTCAACAAAGCCATCAAATCCCCTCCTGGCTTCTCCAAAAACCTTTCCCAACCGGGATCTCCCATCCTGAAGAAGGTGCCACCTGCTCTCTCGGGGTCTCCATCTCCCAAGAatcctgaggagaagggctcCAAGCTCTCGCTGAGCCCCCTGCAGAGCTCCCCGAAGGCGCAGTGGCCACAGGCGGATGAGGAAGGACCCCTGAATTTAA CCTCGGGCTCGGAGCCGGTGCGCGACATCCGCTGCGAGTTCTGCGGGGAATACTTCGAGAACCGGAAGGGCCTTTCCAGCCACGCGCGCTCCCACCTGCGCCAGATGGGGGTGACCGAGTGGTACGTCAACGGTTCCCCCATCGACACCCTCCGGGAGATCCTCAAACGCAGGACCCAGCCCCGGAGCAGCACCTCCCACAGCCCCGGACCTGGGCAAAAAGCCATGGCCAAGACCCTCCTGGGCACCATGGGATCCCTGGAGCCGCGCGGTCCCGGAGAGCTTCACATCCCAACTCTTCCcaagaag AAGAAACTCAAACAAGATCAACTGAGGGTGGAAATCAAACGGGAGATGATGTCGGGAGGACTCCATGGAGAACCTCACCCCTCCGACCGAGCCTGGTCCCCGCGGGAGGAGATGTCCCCCCTCAACCTCT cctcccgCGCTGACCCGGTGCGCGACATCCGCTGCGAGTTCTGCGGGGAATACTTTGAGAACCGGAAGGGCCTCTCCAGCCACGCGCGCTCCCACCTGCGCCAGATGGGGGTGACCGAGTGGTCGGTCAACGGTTCCCCCATCGACACCCTCCGGGAGATCCTCAAGAAGAAATCCAAACCCTGCCTCATCAAGAAGGAACCTCATCCCGCCACCATCGAACCCCCCAAAGCCATCGGCGAGGAAGGGACGGAGCTCAAGTCCCCTGGGAAGATCCTCCAGGGAATGGCCCTGGCCCCGCTCGGGGGGAGGCCTGGGAAGCCCaatcccagcagctccaccttGAACCGGGAGCTTTCCCTGGCTCCACTGGCCGGGAAGGCCCCGGGGGGATTCCTGGCACCCTTGGGCACCAAACGACCTCTGGCCGAGGAGCGACTGGGGCCGCACGGGGAGGTGAAGCACAAGTCCTACATCCAGACCGAGCTGCCCTTCAAGTCCAAGGCCCTGCATGAGAAACCCACCCATTCCT CCAGCGAGGCCTGCTGTGAGCTCTGTGGCCTGTACTTTGAGAACCGCAAGGCCCTGGCCAGCCACGCCCGGGCCCACCTGCGCCAGTTCGGGGTCACCGAGTGGTGCGTCAACGGGTCCCCCATCGAGACCCTCAGCGAGTGGATCCGGCACCGGCCCCACAAGGCGGGCGCCTATCGGAGCTACATCCAGGGGGGACGTCCCTTCACCAAGAAATTCCGGAACTCTTCCCACTCTTCCCGGGATCACGACGCCCGCCGGGTCCCCCTGGGCCTCCCGGCCGGAGGCGTCGCCCTCCTGAGCaaagggctggggggagagTTGGAGGCTGGAAAAATCCTGGATGGGGGAAGCGGCGGCGAGAGGCCCATGATCACCTCCCCCCTCTCCTTGGTGAAGCTGGAGGAACATCAGCGCTCCAACATCAACA AGTTTGAGCGGAGACAGGCGAGACCCCTGGatgcccccctgccccgggaCGAGGAGGGGAACGAGTtccagcagaagctggaggaggcgcggccgccgccgccgcgggtGCGCCCGGTGCCCTCGCTGGTCCCGCGCCCGCCCCAGACCTCCCTGGTGAAGTTCGTGGGGAACATCTACACCCTCAAGTGCAG GTTCTGCGAGGTGGAATTCCAAGGCCCCCTCTCCATCCAGGAGGAATGGGTCCGACATCTCCAGCGACACATCCTGGAAATGAATTTCTCCAAAGCGGATCCGTTCCGGAGCGACgcgccccccgctccccccgagccccccgccctggcccaggctccgTGA
- the NXNL1 gene encoding nucleoredoxin-like protein 1 has protein sequence MEVSKGRELELRFSISEVPAVVVLKPNGEVIVGNAVEEIRSMGTSCFRNWQEAAELVDRNFLLAEDFEDPTSRSITHPLRRLKYKLDKKKEKKETREEGEESP, from the exons atggaagtgtccaagggcag gGAGCTGGAGCTTCGCTTCTCCATCTCTGAGGTTCCTGCCGTGGTGGTGCTGAAGCCCAACGGGGAGGTGATCGTCGGGAATGCCGTGGAGGAGATCCGGAGCATGGGCACCTCTTGCTTCAGGAACTGGCAAGAAGCTGCCGAGCTGGTGGACAGGAATTTCCTCTTGGCAGAAGATTTTGAGGATCCCACCAGCAGAAGCATCACCCACCCCCTGCGCCGCCTCAAGTACAAGCTGGacaagaagaaggagaagaaggaaacgcgggaagaaggggaagagtCTCCATAG